In Enterocloster clostridioformis, one genomic interval encodes:
- a CDS encoding rhodanese-like domain-containing protein, with protein MKKKIVTLGIMMALSMTAVAGCGQKAGVETTAQAAAAQSDDSYQYVSPGDAVAAAKDKSAHVLDVREWDNYVKGRVADSDWCPIFPLEDDSLADAMNTYAKENLSDGQKIYIICNSGKRGAEKATGVLKEAGIDGSLIYTVEGGAKALESEKGALTTNRADEDIDWKTVTAADALKAVGGSDVQILDVRDNDTYAEGHLKGSLQSPLKEIEDPAAQTAMYKMAKEEMDPSKPVYLLCYSGNKCAKTGISVMKDAGFDVDNLFIIENGAKDKDIQAAFVTE; from the coding sequence ATGAAAAAGAAAATCGTTACATTAGGGATCATGATGGCGCTGTCCATGACAGCAGTGGCCGGATGCGGCCAGAAAGCAGGAGTTGAAACAACAGCTCAGGCAGCGGCAGCGCAGTCTGATGACAGCTATCAGTATGTATCTCCGGGAGACGCTGTGGCGGCGGCAAAAGATAAGAGCGCCCATGTGCTGGATGTAAGGGAATGGGATAATTATGTGAAGGGAAGGGTGGCTGATTCCGATTGGTGCCCTATTTTCCCGTTGGAGGATGATTCCCTGGCAGATGCCATGAATACATATGCAAAGGAAAACTTAAGCGACGGACAGAAAATCTATATCATCTGCAACAGCGGCAAGAGAGGCGCTGAGAAGGCAACCGGTGTTCTTAAGGAGGCCGGCATCGACGGTTCCCTGATTTATACCGTGGAGGGCGGAGCCAAAGCCCTGGAGTCTGAGAAAGGCGCCCTTACCACCAACCGCGCTGACGAGGATATCGACTGGAAAACAGTCACGGCGGCAGATGCCTTAAAGGCAGTGGGAGGAAGCGATGTCCAAATCCTGGATGTCCGCGACAATGATACATATGCAGAGGGCCATTTAAAGGGATCCCTCCAGAGCCCCTTAAAGGAAATCGAAGACCCGGCAGCGCAGACTGCCATGTACAAGATGGCAAAAGAGGAAATGGACCCGTCCAAACCCGTATACCTGCTTTGCTACAGCGGAAACAAGTGCGCAAAAACAGGTATTTCCGTCATGAAGGATGCCGGATTCGATGTTGACAATCTGTTTATCATTGAAAACGGCGCGAAGGATAAGGATATCCAGGCTGCATTTGTAACAGAATAG
- a CDS encoding TVP38/TMEM64 family protein: MEKKQSKWIWKTVVAACIAASILSYMCIPSVKDMMNKIVTMFATGDFGVVREFVASYGNYAAAVSFGLMVLQSVMAPLPAFLITFANANLFGWWQGAILSWSSAMAGAALCFYIARILGRDAAEKLTSKAGLKQIDTFFDKYGKNTILICRLLPFVSFDIVSYGAGLTSMPFLSFFIATGIGQLPATIVYSYVGGMLTGGARFFVTGLLILFALSAFVAMVRKIYIEKQDKTRRKK; the protein is encoded by the coding sequence ATGGAGAAAAAACAGAGTAAATGGATATGGAAAACCGTGGTGGCTGCATGCATAGCCGCGTCCATACTGAGCTATATGTGCATACCGTCTGTAAAGGATATGATGAATAAAATCGTTACCATGTTTGCCACCGGAGACTTTGGGGTGGTCAGGGAATTTGTGGCTTCCTACGGAAACTATGCTGCTGCGGTATCCTTCGGACTGATGGTGCTGCAGTCTGTCATGGCGCCTCTTCCGGCCTTCCTCATCACCTTTGCCAACGCGAATCTCTTTGGATGGTGGCAGGGAGCAATCCTGTCCTGGTCCAGTGCCATGGCAGGCGCCGCCCTTTGTTTTTACATAGCAAGGATACTGGGAAGGGATGCGGCGGAAAAGCTGACCAGCAAGGCGGGGCTTAAACAGATAGACACTTTTTTTGATAAATACGGCAAAAATACAATATTGATTTGCAGGCTTCTGCCTTTTGTGTCCTTTGACATTGTGAGCTATGGGGCGGGGCTTACATCCATGCCCTTTCTGTCATTTTTCATAGCCACGGGAATCGGACAGCTTCCGGCGACCATTGTATACTCCTATGTGGGAGGAATGCTGACCGGCGGCGCCAGGTTCTTTGTCACCGGCTTACTGATATTATTTGCCTTATCTGCCTTTGTTGCCATGGTAAGGAAAATATATATAGAAAAACAAGATAAAACAAGGAGGAAGAAATGA
- a CDS encoding phosphotransferase family protein, which produces MERIAGLREYVAWKQYRSALGLPDQVTEEYRMLAQGEYNRNYLFTHPVTGRKLVLRVNCGSQMHLEHQIQYEYDTLKLLLHSGRTPRPFYVDGSLVKIPHGIMVMEFLPGHPMDYRTELSFGAECLADIHSVRVGSGSHLVRPENPLEAILTECEEMVRTYMDSDLGDRKLKMKIRQMLDRGWRRCREAAVCKGYECCVNTELNSTNFLINGEGKGNYLVDWEKPVRGEPAQDLGHFLAPTTTFWKTDVILSPEEMENFINLYIQKVDGRFDTRGLMERTLAYIPITCLRGITWCAMAWVQYQQPDKLLFNQSTFQKLGQYLDMEFLEKMDRL; this is translated from the coding sequence ATGGAACGGATAGCCGGATTAAGGGAATATGTGGCCTGGAAGCAGTACCGCAGCGCGCTGGGACTGCCTGACCAGGTGACGGAGGAATACCGTATGCTGGCCCAGGGGGAGTACAACAGGAATTACCTGTTTACCCATCCTGTCACCGGCAGAAAGCTGGTGCTCCGCGTAAACTGCGGCAGCCAGATGCATTTGGAACATCAGATACAGTACGAATACGATACGTTAAAGCTGCTCCTGCATTCGGGCAGGACACCGCGGCCTTTTTATGTGGACGGGAGTTTGGTGAAAATTCCTCATGGCATCATGGTGATGGAATTCCTGCCGGGACACCCCATGGATTACAGGACTGAGCTGTCCTTTGGAGCGGAGTGCCTGGCGGACATCCACAGTGTCAGGGTGGGAAGCGGCAGCCATCTGGTTAGGCCGGAGAACCCCCTGGAGGCAATCCTGACAGAATGCGAGGAAATGGTCAGGACATACATGGATTCAGACCTGGGGGACCGGAAGCTCAAAATGAAAATAAGACAGATGCTGGACCGGGGCTGGAGACGCTGCAGGGAGGCAGCAGTCTGCAAAGGCTATGAATGCTGCGTCAATACGGAGCTCAATTCCACTAATTTCCTCATCAACGGAGAGGGAAAGGGAAACTACCTGGTGGACTGGGAGAAGCCTGTCCGGGGGGAACCGGCCCAGGATTTGGGACATTTCCTTGCGCCAACCACCACATTTTGGAAAACAGATGTGATTCTGAGCCCGGAGGAGATGGAGAACTTCATAAATCTGTATATACAAAAGGTGGACGGCAGATTTGACACAAGGGGGCTGATGGAGAGGACTCTTGCCTATATACCCATCACCTGCCTGCGGGGAATTACATGGTGCGCCATGGCCTGGGTGCAGTACCAGCAGCCGGACAAGCTGCTGTTTAATCAGTCCACGTTTCAAAAGCTGGGGCAGTATCTGGACATGGAATTTTTAGAAAAGATGGACAGGCTGTAG
- a CDS encoding TIGR04283 family arsenosugar biosynthesis glycosyltransferase, with protein sequence MKRAIIIFTRVPEPGQTKTRMMPALSAKGCARLHTCFLEDIKRECGKVEGQLFVCFTPDEGRELLHPVFGRGEYYISQRGSGLGERMYQAIREVLGRGYDACILMGTDVPEVRAEYLERAFGLLEQKDVVLGPTRDGGYYLVGMKKPRRAVFEVEGYGQGSVLWDTVRRIKTEGCTVGFTEAMWDMDVYQDLQGYRRRMREDKRLQNTSTGRYLAKTSRISIIVPVYNEEKTICQMQDQLEPLRGTCEILFVDGGSTDRTMERIRPWVKVIHSEKGRAKQMNTGARKSHGDILFFLHCDSELPPRPLAEIRRVMKDHSAGCFGIAFHSRNFFMFTCRVISNHRIKDRKVMFGDQGIFVDRSLFFDAGMFPEIPVMEDYQFSLTLKERGVKLGMTGRRIYTSDRRFPKGTLPKLKLMWKMNRLRKMYRDRVPIGLIDRMYRDVR encoded by the coding sequence ATGAAACGCGCGATTATTATTTTCACAAGGGTTCCTGAACCCGGACAGACAAAAACCAGGATGATGCCCGCGCTCAGTGCTAAGGGCTGCGCCCGTCTCCACACCTGTTTTCTGGAAGATATAAAGAGGGAATGCGGGAAGGTGGAGGGGCAGCTTTTTGTATGCTTTACACCGGACGAGGGCAGAGAACTTTTACATCCGGTTTTTGGCAGAGGGGAATATTACATTTCCCAGAGAGGCAGCGGCCTGGGGGAACGGATGTATCAGGCCATCCGGGAGGTATTGGGCCGGGGTTATGACGCATGTATACTCATGGGAACTGATGTACCCGAAGTGCGGGCGGAGTATCTGGAACGGGCATTTGGTCTGCTTGAACAAAAGGATGTGGTACTGGGGCCTACCAGGGACGGGGGATATTATCTGGTGGGCATGAAGAAACCGCGGCGGGCCGTGTTTGAGGTGGAAGGATATGGACAGGGCTCCGTGCTTTGGGACACTGTGCGCCGGATTAAGACGGAAGGGTGCACGGTGGGATTTACCGAAGCAATGTGGGACATGGACGTTTACCAGGATCTTCAGGGATACCGCCGGAGAATGCGGGAGGATAAGAGGCTGCAAAATACGTCCACAGGACGGTATCTGGCAAAAACCAGCCGTATTTCCATCATTGTACCTGTCTACAATGAGGAGAAGACCATCTGTCAGATGCAGGACCAGCTGGAACCGTTGAGAGGAACATGTGAAATACTGTTTGTAGACGGCGGCAGCACGGACAGGACCATGGAACGGATTCGCCCCTGGGTTAAAGTCATACACTCAGAAAAGGGACGGGCGAAGCAGATGAATACGGGCGCCAGGAAGAGCCATGGGGATATTCTGTTTTTTCTCCACTGCGACAGTGAACTGCCGCCCCGTCCCCTGGCTGAAATACGCAGAGTGATGAAGGACCACAGCGCGGGATGTTTCGGGATTGCCTTTCATTCGCGCAACTTCTTCATGTTTACCTGCCGCGTGATATCAAACCACCGGATTAAGGACCGCAAGGTCATGTTTGGGGATCAGGGCATCTTTGTGGACCGCAGCCTGTTTTTCGACGCGGGCATGTTTCCGGAGATTCCTGTGATGGAGGATTACCAGTTTTCTCTGACGCTTAAGGAGCGGGGAGTAAAGCTGGGCATGACCGGACGCCGCATCTATACTTCGGACAGGCGTTTCCCCAAAGGAACCCTGCCCAAGCTTAAGCTGATGTGGAAAATGAACCGGCTGCGTAAGATGTACCGGGATCGGGTGCCCATTGGACTGATTGACCGGATGTACCGGGATGTGAGGTGA
- a CDS encoding (Fe-S)-binding protein, which yields MNGKFRIKDSDKCVHCRICRENCSFLSKYGLDIGDTAELKELAYHCFLCGTCTQVCPLGIDGRAVILDMRRERVEENQGKCPEKGYALVLAEKRNYIYRNKRRLAGRSILFPGCNFPSFYPKTTRKLISLLEEKEDMGVLFDCCGKPVAELGLKRDEEEIAGRINENLRRAGAEEAVMLCPNCYEFLKDKLEVKVISIYEKLARLGMGLQLEGNGALFLPCPDRERKQWVQWLAPFLKNMPETVQGVQCCGLGGCAGGKEPELAREMAHQTRDQGNGTVFTYCASCAGNLTRGGCQGVTHLLPEILGCDEKPDIGKSMVNRMLTKFW from the coding sequence ATGAACGGGAAATTCAGGATAAAAGACAGCGATAAATGCGTACATTGCCGCATATGCCGGGAAAACTGCTCTTTTTTAAGTAAGTACGGCCTTGATATCGGTGACACGGCAGAGCTCAAGGAGTTAGCTTATCACTGTTTCCTGTGCGGAACCTGTACCCAGGTCTGCCCGCTGGGAATTGACGGCAGGGCGGTCATCCTGGATATGCGCCGGGAAAGGGTGGAGGAAAATCAGGGAAAATGTCCGGAAAAAGGGTACGCCTTGGTTCTGGCGGAAAAGCGGAATTATATTTACCGCAATAAACGGCGGCTGGCAGGCAGGAGCATTCTGTTTCCGGGGTGCAATTTTCCTTCCTTTTATCCAAAGACCACCAGGAAACTAATCAGTCTGCTGGAGGAAAAGGAAGATATGGGAGTCCTGTTTGACTGCTGCGGCAAACCGGTGGCAGAGCTTGGACTTAAAAGGGATGAGGAGGAAATCGCAGGGAGGATAAATGAAAATCTTCGCAGGGCAGGGGCTGAGGAGGCCGTGATGCTCTGTCCCAACTGTTATGAGTTCCTGAAGGATAAGCTGGAGGTAAAGGTTATCAGCATTTATGAGAAATTAGCCCGGCTGGGAATGGGCCTCCAGCTGGAAGGGAACGGGGCGCTGTTCCTTCCATGCCCTGACAGGGAGAGAAAACAGTGGGTGCAGTGGCTGGCTCCATTTCTAAAGAACATGCCTGAGACTGTGCAGGGCGTCCAGTGCTGCGGTCTGGGAGGGTGCGCGGGAGGAAAGGAGCCGGAACTGGCCCGTGAGATGGCGCACCAGACCAGGGACCAGGGGAATGGGACTGTATTTACCTACTGTGCGTCCTGCGCCGGAAACCTTACCCGGGGCGGCTGCCAGGGAGTCACACACCTGCTGCCTGAGATTCTGGGATGTGATGAGAAGCCGGATATCGGGAAATCAATGGTTAACAGGATGCTTACAAAATTTTGGTGA